One stretch of Sporocytophaga myxococcoides DSM 11118 DNA includes these proteins:
- a CDS encoding winged helix-turn-helix domain-containing protein, with protein MSKATNSEYSIDGRFWINSEKGPFLGRGRVELLKKVKEHGSISKAASSMEMAYKQAWQLIQSMNEKASSPLVEKVIGGKGGGGAMLTKEGEKMIKLFEDLEKDIQEFLDKKSAKLKI; from the coding sequence ATGAGTAAGGCTACTAATTCTGAATATAGCATAGATGGGAGATTTTGGATCAACTCTGAAAAAGGACCATTTTTAGGCCGGGGACGTGTAGAACTCCTTAAAAAGGTAAAAGAACATGGTTCCATCTCAAAAGCTGCTTCATCCATGGAAATGGCCTATAAACAAGCCTGGCAGTTGATCCAGTCAATGAATGAAAAAGCATCTTCTCCACTTGTAGAAAAAGTTATCGGAGGAAAAGGTGGCGGAGGCGCTATGCTTACCAAAGAAGGTGAAAAAATGATTAAGCTTTTTGAAGACCTTGAAAAGGATATTCAAGAGTTTCTTGACAAAAAATCTGCAAAACTCAAGATTTAA